One window of the Bradyrhizobium sp. NP1 genome contains the following:
- a CDS encoding DNA-3-methyladenine glycosylase 2 family protein, which produces MTVHLNTQADLEEAIQALVKQDPRLQPIFAVTGMPALRRREPGFVGLAHIICGQQLSTASAGAIWARVSAAYEPFDHDALRRARADRLGRLGLSAAKIKTLKNIARELAAERLNLDVLAEEDADAAHHTLTALPGVGPWTADVYLLFCLGHGDAWPAGDLAVQEAIRLGLGLKHRPSVKEMTPLAEPWRPLRGAAAHLWWSYYRAIKKREGVIAGEATANTVSNNVAVAKRTSTNAKIAAPKKPGS; this is translated from the coding sequence ATGACCGTCCATCTCAACACCCAGGCCGATCTCGAAGAAGCCATCCAAGCGCTGGTGAAGCAGGACCCTCGGCTGCAGCCGATCTTCGCGGTCACCGGCATGCCGGCGCTGCGGCGGCGCGAACCCGGCTTCGTTGGCCTTGCGCACATCATCTGCGGCCAGCAGCTTTCGACCGCGAGCGCGGGGGCGATCTGGGCCCGCGTCAGTGCGGCCTACGAGCCGTTCGATCACGACGCGCTGCGCCGCGCGCGCGCCGACCGTCTTGGCCGGCTCGGCCTGTCTGCGGCCAAGATCAAGACGCTGAAGAACATCGCCCGCGAACTTGCCGCCGAGCGGCTGAATCTCGACGTGCTCGCGGAAGAGGACGCAGACGCCGCCCACCACACCCTGACGGCACTGCCCGGCGTCGGCCCCTGGACCGCCGACGTCTACCTGCTGTTCTGCCTCGGTCACGGCGACGCCTGGCCGGCCGGCGATCTCGCCGTGCAGGAGGCGATCCGGCTCGGGCTAGGGCTGAAGCATCGTCCGAGCGTCAAGGAGATGACGCCGCTCGCCGAGCCCTGGCGGCCACTGCGCGGCGCGGCGGCGCATCTGTGGTGGAGCTATTATCGCGCCATCAAGAAGCGCGAAGGCGTGATCGCAGGCGAGGCAACGGCGAACACCGTTTCAAACAATGTTGCTGTTGCCAAACGCACGTCCACGAACGCAAAGATCGCGGCACCGAAGAAGCCGGGATCCTGA
- the gluQRS gene encoding tRNA glutamyl-Q(34) synthetase GluQRS: MPPVFRFAPSPNGYLHLGHAYSALLNFDLARRRGGRFLLRIEDIDPTRCRPEFEAAIYEDLAWLGIAWETPVRRQSEHFAAYRAALDELSALGLVYPAFESRAEIALLVAQRDAAGGWPRDPDGAPLYPGSAGALSPAARQRLIGEGAPYALRLDMAAACARAGALGWTELGEGPAGEHGEVAAHPLAWGDVILARRETPTSYHLSVVVDDALQGVTDVVRGQDLFHATGVHRLLQHLLGLPQPVYQHHRLIKDASGQKLSKSTAATGLRELRAGGVAAAEVRRLVEPI; the protein is encoded by the coding sequence ATGCCACCCGTTTTCCGTTTTGCGCCGAGCCCGAATGGTTATCTGCATCTCGGGCACGCCTATTCGGCGCTTTTGAACTTCGACCTGGCGCGCCGGCGCGGCGGCCGCTTCCTGCTGCGGATCGAGGACATCGATCCCACCCGCTGCCGGCCCGAGTTCGAGGCGGCGATCTATGAGGATCTCGCCTGGCTCGGGATCGCCTGGGAGACGCCGGTGCGCCGGCAGTCGGAGCATTTTGCCGCCTACCGCGCGGCGCTCGACGAGCTCTCGGCCTTGGGGCTGGTCTATCCGGCGTTCGAGAGCCGCGCCGAGATCGCGCTGCTGGTCGCGCAGCGCGACGCGGCGGGCGGCTGGCCGCGCGACCCCGACGGTGCGCCGCTGTATCCCGGCAGCGCCGGCGCGCTTTCGCCCGCCGCGCGGCAGCGGTTGATCGGGGAGGGCGCGCCCTATGCGCTGCGGCTCGACATGGCGGCGGCCTGCGCGCGCGCAGGTGCGCTCGGCTGGACCGAGCTTGGCGAAGGCCCGGCGGGCGAGCACGGCGAGGTTGCCGCCCACCCGCTGGCCTGGGGCGACGTCATCCTGGCACGCAGGGAGACCCCGACCAGCTACCATCTGTCGGTCGTGGTCGACGACGCGCTGCAGGGCGTCACCGACGTCGTGCGGGGGCAGGACCTCTTCCATGCCACCGGCGTACACCGGCTGCTGCAGCACCTGCTCGGCCTGCCGCAGCCGGTGTACCAGCACCACCGCCTCATCAAGGATGCCAGCGGGCAGAAGCTCTCGAAGTCGACGGCCGCGACCGGCTTGCGCGAACTGCGCGCCGGCGGCGTCGCGGCGGCCGAGGTGCGGCGGCTGGTGGAGCCGATTTGA
- a CDS encoding ATP-binding protein produces the protein MAPRKRSARAVRPKRPTRKRAAKPAAKPRRRSQAAAPGVVETALATFAHEVRTPLTGILAISDLLATSELGERERRWVDTIKAGAEHLASLATLFVDAAKDAAVASRLRQDLFDLRALARSAGDSLAGRAAAKGLQSQVDIADGIPALVVGDPVRLRAALENLIDNAVKFTEQGGVALAVSPQRGRDKRKILVAFAVSDSGIGLTLAEIKRLFRPFSQANVSVAARFGGAGLGLSSVKQLARSMGGDIVVAPRPGGGTTFTLTVRLDCAGPALPATADASEGAAPEAARPLRVLSVEDNPFGRVVLNTILTELGHQAEFIGRGEVAAERIAQGAFDAVLMDMVLPGIDGIEAIRRIRALPPPAGRIPIIGVSGRGEDEAASRAAGADAFLLKPVSPRALATALLEALRRAAAAT, from the coding sequence ATGGCGCCAAGGAAGCGCTCAGCGCGCGCCGTCCGGCCTAAGCGGCCGACACGGAAACGCGCCGCAAAACCGGCGGCAAAGCCGCGCCGGCGCAGCCAGGCTGCGGCGCCCGGCGTGGTCGAAACGGCGCTCGCCACCTTCGCCCACGAGGTGCGCACGCCGCTCACCGGAATCCTGGCCATCAGCGACCTGCTTGCGACCTCGGAGCTCGGCGAGCGCGAGCGGCGCTGGGTCGACACCATCAAGGCCGGCGCTGAGCATCTGGCAAGCCTCGCCACCCTGTTCGTCGACGCCGCCAAGGATGCCGCCGTCGCCTCCCGGCTGCGGCAGGATCTGTTCGACCTGCGCGCGCTCGCCCGCAGCGCCGGGGATTCGCTGGCCGGCCGCGCGGCGGCGAAAGGGCTGCAATCGCAGGTGGACATCGCAGATGGAATTCCCGCGCTCGTGGTCGGCGATCCCGTCCGCCTGCGCGCGGCGCTGGAAAACCTGATCGACAACGCCGTGAAGTTCACCGAGCAGGGCGGTGTCGCACTCGCGGTGTCACCGCAGCGTGGTCGCGACAAGCGCAAGATTCTGGTCGCCTTCGCGGTCTCGGACAGCGGGATCGGGCTGACGCTCGCCGAGATCAAGCGGCTGTTCCGGCCGTTCTCGCAGGCCAACGTCTCGGTTGCGGCGCGCTTCGGCGGCGCCGGCCTCGGGCTGTCCTCGGTCAAGCAGCTTGCCCGGTCGATGGGCGGCGACATCGTCGTCGCGCCGCGGCCAGGCGGCGGGACCACCTTCACGCTGACGGTCAGGCTCGATTGCGCCGGTCCGGCGTTGCCGGCCACGGCGGATGCGTCCGAGGGAGCGGCGCCGGAAGCCGCGCGGCCGCTGCGCGTGCTCAGCGTCGAGGACAATCCGTTCGGCCGCGTGGTGCTCAACACCATCCTGACCGAGCTCGGCCATCAGGCCGAATTCATCGGCCGTGGCGAGGTCGCGGCCGAGCGCATCGCGCAGGGCGCTTTCGACGCGGTGCTGATGGACATGGTGCTGCCGGGGATCGACGGCATCGAGGCGATCAGGCGGATTCGCGCCCTGCCGCCGCCGGCCGGCCGGATTCCGATCATCGGCGTTTCCGGGCGCGGCGAAGACGAAGCCGCCTCGCGCGCGGCCGGCGCCGACGCGTTCCTGCTCAAGCCCGTGTCTCCGCGGGCCTTAGCGACTGCGCTGCTTGAAGCGTTACGCCGTGCGGCAGCTGCGACTTGA